DNA sequence from the Geobacter sp. AOG2 genome:
CCAGCATATGGCCGAGGCAACGGCCATGAGGAGGCCGGGGCGTTTGCCGGCGAACCAGGCTGAAACGGAAACCGGGATGAAGTAGAAGATGAAAAAGCCAAACTCGTAACCGGTGACGTAGTCGAGCCATCCGATGAGTAACAGTAAAAAGAAGCTGCCGGCGTAGACTGCCCGACCTCTGGCGGGCGAGGCGGATAAAATGGCCGTGAGGGTATGGTTACAGCGCATGGAGGGGCTCCATGATCAAAAAGAGATGAAGCGCAGCATACCAACTCATTTGCAAAAAAAATAGCGCGTGTTACAAAAAAGAGAAGAAAGTGTGCATTGACAGTATAGGAGTTTCGGCAAGCAACTTAGGAAAGCTCAGCGATTACCTCATGCAGTTTGGCAGCTATTGTGGGGAGAAGCGCACGGATAATACCTGTATCTCCTTGATTTCCCGCCAGTTCCGCCTGGCGGGCGAGTTCGCTTAGCTCGCTTGCACCGATATTTGCTGATGACGATTTGAGGGAGTGGGCATGGCGGATTGCCACGACAATCTGACCGGCATCAACAGCGTCCCGAAGTTTACGGACGAGTTCCGGTCCATCATTCCTGAAGATGGTACATATTTCCTCAAAAAGTTCCTGATCATTATCTATTCGTTCTAAAACCGCGTGTTTGTCAACTGCCATAGAGGGGCCTCCGCCGGCACCGAAAAACAACCTGGATTCTTTAGCTTGTTTGTTTCGAAATTATATAACATAAAAAAAATGATGACAAATTTTGAATGTGTTCGCAACAAAACCATGGCTGGTCTTTGGCAAGGCCTCAATGCATATTTCATGACGTGGGGGATAGGAGTACTATGAAGCGGGTCGTGATTGCAGGTATGGGATTCGGCGGTTTGAGTGCCGCCAAGGCCCTTGCGGGAAGTGGGTTGGAGGTTGTGATGGTGGATCGCCATAACTACCATCTTTTTCAGCCGCTCCTCTATCAGGTGGCAACGGCCGGGCTGGAGCAGGAGTCGATTGCCTACCCGATCCGCGCTCTGGCCCGGCGCTGGAGAAACACCCTTTTCAGGCTTGGTGAGGTGACGGGCGTTGATTTTAAAGCTAAAAGGCTTCTGCTCGAGGATGGAGACATCTCCTATGACTACCTGATCCTGGCCGCCGGGAGCCGCACCAACTTTTTCGGCAGGGACGATATAGAACGTCACGCCTTCGACCTCAAACGTCTCGACCAAGCCGAGGACCTGCGTAATCATGTGCTGCTCGCCTTTGAAGAGGCCACACGGGAACGCGATCAGGAGAGGCGCAGGGCACTTTTGACCTTTGTCATCGTTGGGGGCGGGCCGACCGGTGTTGAGTTCGCCGGTGCCCTGCGCGAACTGGTTGCCCATGTGCTCTCGCGGGATTATCCCGAGGTGCGGCCGGAGGAGACCCGCATTATCCTGTTGGAAGCGGCCTCGTCCCTCTTGTCCGCCATGCCGCCCCGGCTTCAGGGGTACGCACTCGACAGGCTGCGTTCCATGGGGGTCGAAGTTATGCTGGAAGCCCGGGTAAGCGGTGCGGATGCCGAGCATGTCTATCTCGACGGTGGGGAGACCATCCCCACCCATACCCTGTTCTGGTCGGCAGGCGTGGCAGCCGTCGAGCTGGCGGGAAAACTTGGAGTCGCCCAGGCAGGCTCGGGAAGGGTTGTGGTGGCCCCGGATTTGAGCATTGAAGGTCTTCGGGAGGTTTTCGTCATCGGCGACATGGCCTGCCGGGAACAGGACGGTGCTCCACTGCCCATGTTGGCGCCGGTGGCCAGCCAAGAGGGCCGGTATGTCGCGCGGGCCATCCTTGCCCGCGAGCAAGGCGGAAAGTTGCCGGCTTTCCGGTATCGGGACAAGGGAACCATGGCTACCATCGGCAGGAATTCGGCGGTGGCTACCACCCACGGCTTGCATTTTTCGGGCTACCCGGCCTGGTTGGTCTGGCTGATATTGCATTTATACTACCTGATCGGATTCCGCAACCGTCTGCTGGTGCTGATGAACTGGGCTTACTATTATTGGTTTCATGAACGCCAGGTCAGGTTGATAACCGCTTCCGCCCGGCGGTCTTCCTAACGGGAGGACTTTTCGGGTCCTGCATGGGAGGTGTGTCATGCGCGAGGCTTTGTTCTACGAAAAGCTGCCCCACGACGTGGTCAGATGCGAACTGTGCCGCCACCGTTGCCGGATTGCTCCTGGGATGCGCGGCATCTGCCGTGTCAGGGAAAACCGGACCGGCCAACTCATGTCGCTGGTGTACGGCAGGATCGTGGCCGAACATGTCGATCCTGTCGAGAAGAAGCCGCTTTTCCACGTGTTGCCAGGTACGGAGAGTTACTCCATCGCCACGGTGGGGTGCAACTTCCGCTGCCGCCATTGTCAGAATCATACCATTGCCCAGTATGAACCGAGGGCTGCCGCGGAGATCCCCGGTCATCCCACAACACCTCAACAGATCGTCGAACGGGCTCTCGAGAGCGGTTGCCGCTCCATTTCATACACTTATACCGAGCCGACCATCTTCTGCGAGTACGCACTTGATTGCGCCCGTTTGGCTTCGGCAGCCGGCCTGAAGAATATCTTTGTTACCAACGGCTACATCACTCCCCGGGCTCTGGACGCCGTTGCCCCCTTTCTGGATGCGGCGAATATCGACCTGAAAGGTTTTTCCGACGACTTTTACCAACGGGTTGTCGGGGCACAACTGGGGGAAGTGTTGGAGTGCATTCGCGATTACCACCGGCGCGGGATCTGGATAGAGATCACGACCCTGGTAATCCCAGGTGAGAACGACTCCGATGATCAACTGAACGGAATTGCCCGCTTTATTGCCGACGAGTTGGGGTGTGATGTGCCGTGGCATATCTCGCGTTTCTTCCCGCAGTACCGGATGACGGATCGGGAACCAACGCCATCGGCAAGCCTGACGCGGGCCGTCGAAGCTGGGCGGCGGGCCGGGCTACACTTTCTCTACGTGGGAAACCAGGTGGGAGGCCGCGAAAACACGGATTGTCCGGCATGCGGTGCCATGGTTATCAGTCGTGGAGGATTCCAAATATTTGATAACAGGCTTGTGGGGAAGGTTTGCCCCCAGTGTGGCGCGGGACTTGCTGGAATATTCTGTTGATCTGATGATTGCCGGGAAACGTATGAGGAAAACCGGCGAAGAGGGCTCTTTTGCCCCTGGTTGCCGTCGTGGTGATCTACCTTGACTTTTACGCCGGTCATGCCGTACATTCATTCGCTACGAAGCGCGCTGGCGACACTCATCTCATGGACCTGGAGAATTCGGAGCTTGAAAGCTATCGTCGTCATCCCTACCTACAACGAACGCGACAATATTGTCCGCCTTTCCAGAGAAATCCTCGCCCAGCACCCCGACTTGCAAATATTGTTTGTAGATGACAACTCGCCTGACGGAACCGGAAAGCTGGCCGACGAACTGGCCGCTGAAAGCGAACGGATCAGTGTAATCCATCGCTCCGGCAAACTCGGCCTGGGCTCAGCCTATCGTGCCGGCTTCAAAGCCGCCCTTGCCAGGGGAGCCGATTACCTGATTGAGATGGACGCTGATTTTTCCCATTCTCCGACAGTGCTTCCGGTTTTTCTCGAAGCCATACAAAACGCCGATCTGGTC
Encoded proteins:
- a CDS encoding Hpt domain-containing protein, whose product is MAVDKHAVLERIDNDQELFEEICTIFRNDGPELVRKLRDAVDAGQIVVAIRHAHSLKSSSANIGASELSELARQAELAGNQGDTGIIRALLPTIAAKLHEVIAELS
- a CDS encoding NAD(P)/FAD-dependent oxidoreductase, with product MKRVVIAGMGFGGLSAAKALAGSGLEVVMVDRHNYHLFQPLLYQVATAGLEQESIAYPIRALARRWRNTLFRLGEVTGVDFKAKRLLLEDGDISYDYLILAAGSRTNFFGRDDIERHAFDLKRLDQAEDLRNHVLLAFEEATRERDQERRRALLTFVIVGGGPTGVEFAGALRELVAHVLSRDYPEVRPEETRIILLEAASSLLSAMPPRLQGYALDRLRSMGVEVMLEARVSGADAEHVYLDGGETIPTHTLFWSAGVAAVELAGKLGVAQAGSGRVVVAPDLSIEGLREVFVIGDMACREQDGAPLPMLAPVASQEGRYVARAILAREQGGKLPAFRYRDKGTMATIGRNSAVATTHGLHFSGYPAWLVWLILHLYYLIGFRNRLLVLMNWAYYYWFHERQVRLITASARRSS
- the amrS gene encoding AmmeMemoRadiSam system radical SAM enzyme, which translates into the protein MREALFYEKLPHDVVRCELCRHRCRIAPGMRGICRVRENRTGQLMSLVYGRIVAEHVDPVEKKPLFHVLPGTESYSIATVGCNFRCRHCQNHTIAQYEPRAAAEIPGHPTTPQQIVERALESGCRSISYTYTEPTIFCEYALDCARLASAAGLKNIFVTNGYITPRALDAVAPFLDAANIDLKGFSDDFYQRVVGAQLGEVLECIRDYHRRGIWIEITTLVIPGENDSDDQLNGIARFIADELGCDVPWHISRFFPQYRMTDREPTPSASLTRAVEAGRRAGLHFLYVGNQVGGRENTDCPACGAMVISRGGFQIFDNRLVGKVCPQCGAGLAGIFC